The following proteins are encoded in a genomic region of Primulina huaijiensis isolate GDHJ02 chromosome 3, ASM1229523v2, whole genome shotgun sequence:
- the LOC140973577 gene encoding probable sphingolipid transporter spinster homolog 2 isoform X3 gives MGEKEKPEDPSEGPTPETNPRASPKHPSPPVPAETEKEAGNNMARADTSSSVNPSWFTPKRLLFIFCIINLINYVDRGAIASNGVNGSRKTCSESGACSGGSGIQGEFDLSNFEDGVISSAFMVGLLVASPIFASSANSFNPFRLIGVGLTVWTFAVTLCGFSQNFWTVAVGRMLVGVGEASFISLAAPFIDDNAPVAQRTAWLGAFYMCIPTGIAVGYVYGGWIGQYGWRWAFWVEAILMLPFVILGFVMKPLQLKGFSPAGSKRASRAVDYGSEDQGREEVADKSSKPSCSSGLRVLGRNMKALCLEKVYVVNVLGYIAYNFVIGAYSYWGPKAGYNIYHMSNADYMFGGVTALCGILGSLAGGFVLDRMTSTLPNAFKLLSVATLCGAAFCFAAFCFKSLYVFLALFAIGELLVFATQAPVNFVCLHCVKPSLRPLSMAMSTVSIHIFGDVPSSPLVGLLQDKINNWRLTALILTSILFLAAGIWFIGIFLHGVDRCDEDNEDPVAVVNKANSTPLLDQRTVETA, from the exons ATGGGTGAAAAGGAAAAGCCAGAGGACCCAAGTGAGGGCCCAACCCCGGAAACAAACCCGAGAGCGAGTCCGAAGCATCCATCTCCACCTGTGCCTGCGGAGACAGAGAAAGAAGCAGGGAACAACATGGCAAGAGCTGATACATCATCATCTGTCAACCCTTCTTGGTTTACGCCTAAAAG GTTGCTTTTTATCTTTTGTATTATCAACTTAATAAATTACGTGGATCGTGGTGCTATAGCAAGTAATGGTGTTAATGGAAGTCGTAAAACTTGTTCAGAAAGTGGTGCATGCTCTGGTGGTAGTGGAATTCA GGGTGAATTTGACTTGTCTAATTTTGAGGATGGAGTTATATCATCTGCTTTCATGGTGGGACTCCTTGTAGCATCTCCCATATTTGCATCTTCAGCTAACAG CTTCAATCCCTTTAGGCTTATTGGAGTTGGTTTGACGGTATGGACCTTTGCTGTTACTCTTTGTGGTTTTTCACAAAACTTTTGGACTGTTGCAGTTGGTCGCAT GCTAGTGGGTGTCGGAGAGGCTTCTTTTATAAGTCTCGCAGCTCCATTCATCGATGACAATGCTCCAGTCGCTCAG AGAACAGCATGGCTGGGAGCATTTTACATGTGTATACCAACTGGTATTGCGGTTGGATATGTTTACGGTGGATGG ATTGGTCAATATGGCTGGCGTTGGGCATTCTGGGTGGAGGCTATTTTGATGCTCCCTTTTgtcattttaggatttgttATGAAGCCTTTACAGCTAAAAG GCTTTTCTCCTGCTGGGTCTAAAAGAGCATCGAGAGCTGTAGATTATGGCTCTGAAGATCAAG GAAGAGAAGAAGTTGCAGACAAAAGTTCAAAACCGTCATG CTCGTCAGGTCTGAGAGTACTTGGGAGAAATATGAAAGCTCTTTGTCTTGAGAAGGTTTACGTGGTGAACGTTCTGG GTTACATTGCCTATAATTTTGTCATTGGTGCCTATTCCTATTGGGGACCTAAGGCAGGCTATAACATATATCACATG AGCAATGCAGATTATATGTTTGGAGGTGTTACAGCTTTGTGTGGAATTCTGGGATCATTAGCTGGTGGTTTTGTTCTTGATCGTATGACTTCCACTTTACCAAATGCTTTTAAG CTTCTGTCAGTGGCGACATTATGTGGAGCAGCCTTTTGCTTTGCTGCTTTTTGCTTCAAGAGCCTTTATGTGTTCTTGGCTCTGTTTGCTATAGGAGAGCTTCTGGTGTTTGCTACCCAG GCCCCAGTAAATTTTGTTTGTCTGCATTGCGTTAAGCCTAGCCTGCGGCCATTATCCATGGCCATGTCTACTGTATCCATTCACATATTCGGTGATGTGCCATCTTCTCCCCTTGTCGGGCTTCTTCAG gataaaattaataattggaGGTTGACTGCTCTAATTTTAACATCTATTCTGTTCCTGGCTGCTGGAATATGGTTCATAG GCATATTCCTTCACGGCGTGGATCGTTGCGACGAAGATAACGAGGATCCAGTTGCTGTTGTTAACAAGGCAAATTCAACTCCATTGCTTGATCAGAGGACAGTTGAAACAGCATAG
- the LOC140973577 gene encoding probable sphingolipid transporter spinster homolog 2 isoform X2 encodes MGEKEKPEDPSEGPTPETNPRASPKHPSPPVPAETEKEAGNNMARADTSSSVNPSWFTPKRLLFIFCIINLINYVDRGAIASNGVNGSRKTCSESGACSGGSGIQGEFDLSNFEDGVISSAFMVGLLVASPIFASSANSFNPFRLIGVGLTVWTFAVTLCGFSQNFWTVAVGRMLVGVGEASFISLAAPFIDDNAPVAQRTAWLGAFYMCIPTGIAVGYVYGGWIGQYGWRWAFWVEAILMLPFVILGFVMKPLQLKGFSPAGSKRASRAVDYGSEDQGELSGREEVADKSSKPSCSSGLRVLGRNMKALCLEKVYVVNVLGYIAYNFVIGAYSYWGPKAGYNIYHMSNADYMFGGVTALCGILGSLAGGFVLDRMTSTLPNAFKLLSVATLCGAAFCFAAFCFKSLYVFLALFAIGELLVFATQAPVNFVCLHCVKPSLRPLSMAMSTVSIHIFGDVPSSPLVGLLQDKINNWRLTALILTSILFLAAGIWFIGIFLHGVDRCDEDNEDPVAVVNKANSTPLLDQRTVETA; translated from the exons ATGGGTGAAAAGGAAAAGCCAGAGGACCCAAGTGAGGGCCCAACCCCGGAAACAAACCCGAGAGCGAGTCCGAAGCATCCATCTCCACCTGTGCCTGCGGAGACAGAGAAAGAAGCAGGGAACAACATGGCAAGAGCTGATACATCATCATCTGTCAACCCTTCTTGGTTTACGCCTAAAAG GTTGCTTTTTATCTTTTGTATTATCAACTTAATAAATTACGTGGATCGTGGTGCTATAGCAAGTAATGGTGTTAATGGAAGTCGTAAAACTTGTTCAGAAAGTGGTGCATGCTCTGGTGGTAGTGGAATTCA GGGTGAATTTGACTTGTCTAATTTTGAGGATGGAGTTATATCATCTGCTTTCATGGTGGGACTCCTTGTAGCATCTCCCATATTTGCATCTTCAGCTAACAG CTTCAATCCCTTTAGGCTTATTGGAGTTGGTTTGACGGTATGGACCTTTGCTGTTACTCTTTGTGGTTTTTCACAAAACTTTTGGACTGTTGCAGTTGGTCGCAT GCTAGTGGGTGTCGGAGAGGCTTCTTTTATAAGTCTCGCAGCTCCATTCATCGATGACAATGCTCCAGTCGCTCAG AGAACAGCATGGCTGGGAGCATTTTACATGTGTATACCAACTGGTATTGCGGTTGGATATGTTTACGGTGGATGG ATTGGTCAATATGGCTGGCGTTGGGCATTCTGGGTGGAGGCTATTTTGATGCTCCCTTTTgtcattttaggatttgttATGAAGCCTTTACAGCTAAAAG GCTTTTCTCCTGCTGGGTCTAAAAGAGCATCGAGAGCTGTAGATTATGGCTCTGAAGATCAAG GTGAACTTTCAGGAAGAGAAGAAGTTGCAGACAAAAGTTCAAAACCGTCATG CTCGTCAGGTCTGAGAGTACTTGGGAGAAATATGAAAGCTCTTTGTCTTGAGAAGGTTTACGTGGTGAACGTTCTGG GTTACATTGCCTATAATTTTGTCATTGGTGCCTATTCCTATTGGGGACCTAAGGCAGGCTATAACATATATCACATG AGCAATGCAGATTATATGTTTGGAGGTGTTACAGCTTTGTGTGGAATTCTGGGATCATTAGCTGGTGGTTTTGTTCTTGATCGTATGACTTCCACTTTACCAAATGCTTTTAAG CTTCTGTCAGTGGCGACATTATGTGGAGCAGCCTTTTGCTTTGCTGCTTTTTGCTTCAAGAGCCTTTATGTGTTCTTGGCTCTGTTTGCTATAGGAGAGCTTCTGGTGTTTGCTACCCAG GCCCCAGTAAATTTTGTTTGTCTGCATTGCGTTAAGCCTAGCCTGCGGCCATTATCCATGGCCATGTCTACTGTATCCATTCACATATTCGGTGATGTGCCATCTTCTCCCCTTGTCGGGCTTCTTCAG gataaaattaataattggaGGTTGACTGCTCTAATTTTAACATCTATTCTGTTCCTGGCTGCTGGAATATGGTTCATAG GCATATTCCTTCACGGCGTGGATCGTTGCGACGAAGATAACGAGGATCCAGTTGCTGTTGTTAACAAGGCAAATTCAACTCCATTGCTTGATCAGAGGACAGTTGAAACAGCATAG
- the LOC140973577 gene encoding probable sphingolipid transporter spinster homolog 2 isoform X1: MGEKEKPEDPSEGPTPETNPRASPKHPSPPVPAETEKEAGNNMARADTSSSVNPSWFTPKRLLFIFCIINLINYVDRGAIASNGVNGSRKTCSESGACSGGSGIQGEFDLSNFEDGVISSAFMVGLLVASPIFASSANSFNPFRLIGVGLTVWTFAVTLCGFSQNFWTVAVGRMLVGVGEASFISLAAPFIDDNAPVAQRTAWLGAFYMCIPTGIAVGYVYGGWIGQYGWRWAFWVEAILMLPFVILGFVMKPLQLKGFSPAGSKRASRAVDYGSEDQGCELSGREEVADKSSKPSCSSGLRVLGRNMKALCLEKVYVVNVLGYIAYNFVIGAYSYWGPKAGYNIYHMSNADYMFGGVTALCGILGSLAGGFVLDRMTSTLPNAFKLLSVATLCGAAFCFAAFCFKSLYVFLALFAIGELLVFATQAPVNFVCLHCVKPSLRPLSMAMSTVSIHIFGDVPSSPLVGLLQDKINNWRLTALILTSILFLAAGIWFIGIFLHGVDRCDEDNEDPVAVVNKANSTPLLDQRTVETA; this comes from the exons ATGGGTGAAAAGGAAAAGCCAGAGGACCCAAGTGAGGGCCCAACCCCGGAAACAAACCCGAGAGCGAGTCCGAAGCATCCATCTCCACCTGTGCCTGCGGAGACAGAGAAAGAAGCAGGGAACAACATGGCAAGAGCTGATACATCATCATCTGTCAACCCTTCTTGGTTTACGCCTAAAAG GTTGCTTTTTATCTTTTGTATTATCAACTTAATAAATTACGTGGATCGTGGTGCTATAGCAAGTAATGGTGTTAATGGAAGTCGTAAAACTTGTTCAGAAAGTGGTGCATGCTCTGGTGGTAGTGGAATTCA GGGTGAATTTGACTTGTCTAATTTTGAGGATGGAGTTATATCATCTGCTTTCATGGTGGGACTCCTTGTAGCATCTCCCATATTTGCATCTTCAGCTAACAG CTTCAATCCCTTTAGGCTTATTGGAGTTGGTTTGACGGTATGGACCTTTGCTGTTACTCTTTGTGGTTTTTCACAAAACTTTTGGACTGTTGCAGTTGGTCGCAT GCTAGTGGGTGTCGGAGAGGCTTCTTTTATAAGTCTCGCAGCTCCATTCATCGATGACAATGCTCCAGTCGCTCAG AGAACAGCATGGCTGGGAGCATTTTACATGTGTATACCAACTGGTATTGCGGTTGGATATGTTTACGGTGGATGG ATTGGTCAATATGGCTGGCGTTGGGCATTCTGGGTGGAGGCTATTTTGATGCTCCCTTTTgtcattttaggatttgttATGAAGCCTTTACAGCTAAAAG GCTTTTCTCCTGCTGGGTCTAAAAGAGCATCGAGAGCTGTAGATTATGGCTCTGAAGATCAAG GTTGTGAACTTTCAGGAAGAGAAGAAGTTGCAGACAAAAGTTCAAAACCGTCATG CTCGTCAGGTCTGAGAGTACTTGGGAGAAATATGAAAGCTCTTTGTCTTGAGAAGGTTTACGTGGTGAACGTTCTGG GTTACATTGCCTATAATTTTGTCATTGGTGCCTATTCCTATTGGGGACCTAAGGCAGGCTATAACATATATCACATG AGCAATGCAGATTATATGTTTGGAGGTGTTACAGCTTTGTGTGGAATTCTGGGATCATTAGCTGGTGGTTTTGTTCTTGATCGTATGACTTCCACTTTACCAAATGCTTTTAAG CTTCTGTCAGTGGCGACATTATGTGGAGCAGCCTTTTGCTTTGCTGCTTTTTGCTTCAAGAGCCTTTATGTGTTCTTGGCTCTGTTTGCTATAGGAGAGCTTCTGGTGTTTGCTACCCAG GCCCCAGTAAATTTTGTTTGTCTGCATTGCGTTAAGCCTAGCCTGCGGCCATTATCCATGGCCATGTCTACTGTATCCATTCACATATTCGGTGATGTGCCATCTTCTCCCCTTGTCGGGCTTCTTCAG gataaaattaataattggaGGTTGACTGCTCTAATTTTAACATCTATTCTGTTCCTGGCTGCTGGAATATGGTTCATAG GCATATTCCTTCACGGCGTGGATCGTTGCGACGAAGATAACGAGGATCCAGTTGCTGTTGTTAACAAGGCAAATTCAACTCCATTGCTTGATCAGAGGACAGTTGAAACAGCATAG